A region from the Algoriphagus machipongonensis genome encodes:
- a CDS encoding ABC transporter ATP-binding protein: protein MLKIQVEEASKRFQYEWIFKNLNLNLKSGDAIAITGGNGSGKSTLLKCLSGSIPLSSGNITYQTQNQPVADSDWFYHLTVSAPYMELPEEFTLKELLEFHFKFKTPLPGLSIDKIIETLYLESHANKPIAQFSSGMKQRVKLGVALFSDVPLVFLDEPTSNLDVKGVNWYQELVEQYKKDRIIIVCSNDSREYEYCTQKLNLEDYK, encoded by the coding sequence ATGCTGAAAATCCAAGTGGAAGAAGCAAGCAAACGCTTCCAATATGAATGGATTTTTAAAAACCTGAATTTAAATTTGAAATCAGGGGATGCGATAGCCATCACAGGTGGAAATGGATCCGGAAAATCCACTTTACTAAAATGCCTGAGTGGCTCTATTCCATTAAGTTCCGGCAATATTACGTACCAAACACAAAATCAACCAGTTGCTGACAGCGACTGGTTTTATCACTTAACAGTTTCTGCTCCTTATATGGAGCTCCCCGAGGAATTCACTTTAAAAGAACTTTTAGAATTCCATTTTAAATTTAAAACTCCTCTTCCGGGGCTTTCTATTGATAAAATTATAGAAACCTTATACTTAGAATCTCATGCTAATAAGCCTATAGCACAGTTTTCCTCTGGCATGAAACAACGTGTAAAATTAGGAGTTGCTTTATTTTCAGATGTGCCTTTAGTTTTCCTTGATGAACCCACATCCAATTTAGATGTCAAGGGAGTAAATTGGTATCAAGAGCTCGTGGAGCAATACAAGAAGGACCGAATAATAATTGTTTGCTCAAATGATTCGAGAGAATATGAATATTGCACCCAAAAATTAAATCTTGAGGACTATAAGTAG